One Scomber scombrus chromosome 1, fScoSco1.1, whole genome shotgun sequence DNA segment encodes these proteins:
- the rhcga gene encoding rh family, C glycoprotein a: MGNCCEGLCNFFGRQKNTNVRISLPAVCFVWQIAMIILFGVFIRYDDESDARHWAEHKKSHNITSDIENDFYFRYPSFQDVHVMIFVGFGFLMTFLKRYSFSGVGFNFLIASFGLQWALLMQGWFHSLDHTTGKITIGVESLINADFCCAGSLIAYGALLGKVSPVQLLVVTLFGVTLFAVEEFIILSLLHCRDAGGSMVIHAFGGYYGLAISWVLYRPNLHQSKRLNGSVYHSDVFAMIGTLFLWMFWPSFNSAITDHGDGQHRAAINTYIALASSVLTTVAISSMSQKRGKVDMVHIQNATLAGGVAMGTAAEFMITPYGALIVGFLCGIISTFGYLFVTPFLEKALKLQDTCGIHNLHAVPGMLGGFTGAIVAAAATESVYSREGLISTFDFEGDFANRSVGTQGGFQAAGTCVAVAFGLVGGAIVGFILKFPIWGDPADDNCFDDEVYWEVPEDEETIPPVLEYNNHMIHKHQDISESNFSVEQS, translated from the exons ATGGGGAATTGTTGTGAAGGTTTGTGTAATTTTTTCGGCCGGCAAAAGAACACCAATGTGCGTATTAGTCTGCCAGCTGTCTGCTTTGTCTGGCAGATTGCTATGATTATCCTGTTTGGAGTTTTCATACGGTATGATGACGAGTCAGATGCTAGACATTGGGCAGAGCACAAGAAGAGTCACAACATCACCAGCGATATTGAAAATGACTTCTACTTCAGATATCCCA GCTTCCAGGATGTGCACGTCATGATCTTTGTTGGATTTGGTTTCCTCATGACCTTCCTGAAACGCTACAGCTTCAGTGGAGTGGGCTTCAACTTCCTGATTGCCTCCTTTGGTCTGCAGTGGGCTCTTCTCATGCAAGGCTGGTTCCACTCCCTCGATCACACCACCGGAAAAATCACCATCGGAGTGGAGAG TCTGATCAATGCAGACTTCTGCTGCGCTGGCTCTCTGATCGCCTACGGTGCCCTCCTGGGAAAAGTAAGCCCTGTCCAGCTGCTGGTGGTGACCTTGTTTGGCGTCACGCTGTTTGCCGTGGAGGAATTCATCATCCTCAGCCTCCTTCAT TGTAGAGATGCTGGTGGCTCCATGGTCATTCATGCTTTCGGAGGATACTATGGTTTGGCCATCTCCTGGGTCCTCTACCGACCAAACCTTCACCAAAGTAAACGCCTCAATGGATCTGTCTACCACTCTGACGTGTTTGCCATGATTG GTACACTGTTCCTGTGGATGTTCTGGCCCAGTTTCAACTCCGCCATCACAGACCACGGTGACGGACAGCACAGAGCGGCCATCAACACTTACATAGCCCTTGCTTCCTCCGTTCTCACCACTGTGGCCATCTCCAGCATGTCtcagaagagaggaaaagtggACATG GTACATATTCAGAATGCCACCCTGGCTGGTGGTGTTGCCATGGGAACAGCAGCAGAGTTCATGATCACTCCTTATGGTGCACTGATTGTGGGTTTCCTATGTGGCATCATCTCCACCTTTGGCTACCTGTTTGTCACG CCCTTCTTGGAGAAGGCTCTCAAGCTCCAGGATACATGTGGAATCCACAATCTGCACGCTGTACCAGGGATGCTTGGGGGCTTTACAGGTGCCATTGTTGCTGCAGCTGCCACTGAATCTGTCTATAGCAGAGAGGG GTTGATCAGCACATTTGACTTCGAAGGAGATTTTGCCAACAGATCTGTGGGAACGCAGGGAGGCTTTCAGGCTGCTGGCACATGTGTGGCAGTTGCATTTGGACTCGTTGGAGGGGCAATTGTTG GTTTCATCCTCAAGTTCCCGATCTGGGGCGACCCTGCGGATGACAATTGCTTTGATGATGAAGTTTACTGGGAG GTTCCTGAAGATGAGGAGACCATCCCTCCTGTTCTGGAGTACAACAACCACATGATACACAAGCACCAAGACAT ctcTGAGTCAAACTTCTCTGTGGAGCAGAGTTAG